From one Plectropomus leopardus isolate mb chromosome 8, YSFRI_Pleo_2.0, whole genome shotgun sequence genomic stretch:
- the LOC121947299 gene encoding vasopressin V2 receptor-like isoform X1 codes for MESISVETDWDELALSSLVTTGRSNFSSSSLFVSDLNSLNTSHSGGSLFGLFPENGSTTTPHTLSQPRTRDLGLARAEIAVLGVVLALTTLGNSFVLWVLLRRRKHNAPMHVFMVNLCVADLVVALFQVLPQLIWDITERFQGPDLLCRSVKYLQIVGMFASSYMIVAMTVDRHQAICCPLQAYRGGAMSRWNTPVMVAWGLALVLSIPQVFIFSRSEVAPGEFECWGHFAEPWGLKAYVTWMTVAVFLLPALIITICQIRIFREIHNNIYLKSERMVMAELKKNEIFFRFHSFKKEDERARERGRRASGGGVRDSRGGTLLKGVNNNPHNNIHNSQECYDYVPSAIQYSNCRGEHVTSQTQQQTLNNSDCHDSYTPYELASGSPRCSLDYAPPPPPATPPPSITKAMSKTVRMTLVIVLVYTICWSPFFIVQLWAAWDPNPPDQAGVAFTILMLLASLNSCTNPWIYTAFSSSVSRELQNLLHCQSRSGRRGSLPDDSTTTHTSTTKDSLY; via the exons ATGGAAAGCATCAGTGTGGAAACGGACTGGGATGAGTTAGCCCTCTCCTCTCTGGTCACAACAGGAAGGAGCAACTTCTCCTCCTCGTCCTTGTTTGTCTCTGATCTAAACTCCCTCAACACCTCTCACAGTGGGGGATCCTTGTTCGGGCTCTTCCCTGAGAATGGTTCCACCACCACGCCTCACACCCTGTCACAGCCAAGGACGAGGGACCTGGGCCTCGCCCGAGCGGAGATCGCGGTGCTCGGCGTGGTGCTGGCTCTCACCACTCTGGGGAATAGCTTTGTGCTGTGGgtgctgctgaggaggaggaagcatAATGCACCGATGCACGTGTTCATGGTCAACCTGTGTGTGGCTGACCTGGTGGTGGCCTTGTTTCAG GTTCTTCCTCAGCTAATATGGGACATTACAGAGAGGTTCCAGGGGCCTGACCTTCTCTGCCGGTCCGTCAAGTACTTGCAGATTGTGGGCATGTTTGCCTCCTCCTACATGATAGTTGCTATGACAGTGGATCGGCACCAGGCCATCTGTTGCCCGTTGCAGGCCTACCGAGGGGGAGCAATGTCTCGCTGGAACACCCCTGTCATGGTGGCCTGGGGCTTGGCGCTAGTCCTGAGCATACCACAG GTATTCATCTTCTCTCGCTCAGAAGTGGCTCCGGGAGAGTTTGAGTGCTGGGGTCACTTTGCTGAGCCGTGGGGGCTGAAGGCCTACGTCACCTGGATGACCGTGGCTGTCTTCCTCCTGCCCGCGCTCATCATTACCATCTGTCAG ataAGAATCTTCCGAGAGATTCACAATAACATCTATCTGAAGTCTGAGAGGATGGTGATGGCTGAGCTGAAGAAGAATGAAATCTTCTTCCGCTTTCACAGCTTCAAGAAAGAGGACGAGCGGGCTAGGGAAAGGGGGAGACGGGCGTCCGGAGGAGGGGTCAGGGACAGCAGAGGTGGAACGCTCCTAAAGGGAGTGAATAACAACCCTCACAATAACATCCATAACAGCCAAGAATGTTACGACTACGTCCCATCCGCTATCCAGTATAGCAATTGCCGTGGTGAAcatgtgacatcacagacacaGCAGCAAACACTAAACAATTCAGATTGCCATGACTCCTACACGCCCTACGAGCTGGCCTCAGGGTCACCCCGTTGCTCCCTTGACTacgccccccctcctcctccagccacTCCACCTCCAAGCATCACTAAAGCCATGTCGAAAACTGTGAGGATGACACTAGTGATCGTGCTGGTTTATACCATCTGCTGGTCACCTTTCTTCATCGTGCAGCTTTGGGCTGCCTGGGATCCCAACCCCCCAGACCAAG CAGGGGTGGCCTTCACCATCCTGATGTTACTGGCCAGTCTGAACTCATGCACCAACCCGTGGATCTACACAGCTTTCTCCAGCAGCGTGTCCAGAGAGCTACAGAACCTGCTGCACTGTCAGTCACGATCTGGCCGCAGGGGCTCCCTGCCTGACGActccaccaccacacacacctccaccaCCAAGGACAGTCTGTACTGA
- the LOC121947299 gene encoding vasopressin V2 receptor-like isoform X2, translated as MESISVETDWDELALSSLVTTGRSNFSSSSLFVSDLNSLNTSHSGGSLFGLFPENGSTTTPHTLSQPRTRDLGLARAEIAVLGVVLALTTLGNSFVLWVLLRRRKHNAPMHVFMVNLCVADLVVALFQVLPQLIWDITERFQGPDLLCRSVKYLQIVGMFASSYMIVAMTVDRHQAICCPLQAYRGGAMSRWNTPVMVAWGLALVLSIPQVFIFSRSEVAPGEFECWGHFAEPWGLKAYVTWMTVAVFLLPALIITICQIRIFREIHNNIYLKSERMVMAELKKNEIFFRFHSFKKEDERARERGRRASGGGVRDSRGGTLLKGVNNNPHNNIHNSQECYDYVPSAIQYSNCRGEHVTSQTQQQTLNNSDCHDSYTPYELASGSPRCSLDYAPPPPPATPPPSITKAMSKTVRMTLVIVLVYTICWSPFFIVQLWAAWDPNPPDQGVAFTILMLLASLNSCTNPWIYTAFSSSVSRELQNLLHCQSRSGRRGSLPDDSTTTHTSTTKDSLY; from the exons ATGGAAAGCATCAGTGTGGAAACGGACTGGGATGAGTTAGCCCTCTCCTCTCTGGTCACAACAGGAAGGAGCAACTTCTCCTCCTCGTCCTTGTTTGTCTCTGATCTAAACTCCCTCAACACCTCTCACAGTGGGGGATCCTTGTTCGGGCTCTTCCCTGAGAATGGTTCCACCACCACGCCTCACACCCTGTCACAGCCAAGGACGAGGGACCTGGGCCTCGCCCGAGCGGAGATCGCGGTGCTCGGCGTGGTGCTGGCTCTCACCACTCTGGGGAATAGCTTTGTGCTGTGGgtgctgctgaggaggaggaagcatAATGCACCGATGCACGTGTTCATGGTCAACCTGTGTGTGGCTGACCTGGTGGTGGCCTTGTTTCAG GTTCTTCCTCAGCTAATATGGGACATTACAGAGAGGTTCCAGGGGCCTGACCTTCTCTGCCGGTCCGTCAAGTACTTGCAGATTGTGGGCATGTTTGCCTCCTCCTACATGATAGTTGCTATGACAGTGGATCGGCACCAGGCCATCTGTTGCCCGTTGCAGGCCTACCGAGGGGGAGCAATGTCTCGCTGGAACACCCCTGTCATGGTGGCCTGGGGCTTGGCGCTAGTCCTGAGCATACCACAG GTATTCATCTTCTCTCGCTCAGAAGTGGCTCCGGGAGAGTTTGAGTGCTGGGGTCACTTTGCTGAGCCGTGGGGGCTGAAGGCCTACGTCACCTGGATGACCGTGGCTGTCTTCCTCCTGCCCGCGCTCATCATTACCATCTGTCAG ataAGAATCTTCCGAGAGATTCACAATAACATCTATCTGAAGTCTGAGAGGATGGTGATGGCTGAGCTGAAGAAGAATGAAATCTTCTTCCGCTTTCACAGCTTCAAGAAAGAGGACGAGCGGGCTAGGGAAAGGGGGAGACGGGCGTCCGGAGGAGGGGTCAGGGACAGCAGAGGTGGAACGCTCCTAAAGGGAGTGAATAACAACCCTCACAATAACATCCATAACAGCCAAGAATGTTACGACTACGTCCCATCCGCTATCCAGTATAGCAATTGCCGTGGTGAAcatgtgacatcacagacacaGCAGCAAACACTAAACAATTCAGATTGCCATGACTCCTACACGCCCTACGAGCTGGCCTCAGGGTCACCCCGTTGCTCCCTTGACTacgccccccctcctcctccagccacTCCACCTCCAAGCATCACTAAAGCCATGTCGAAAACTGTGAGGATGACACTAGTGATCGTGCTGGTTTATACCATCTGCTGGTCACCTTTCTTCATCGTGCAGCTTTGGGCTGCCTGGGATCCCAACCCCCCAGACCAAG GGGTGGCCTTCACCATCCTGATGTTACTGGCCAGTCTGAACTCATGCACCAACCCGTGGATCTACACAGCTTTCTCCAGCAGCGTGTCCAGAGAGCTACAGAACCTGCTGCACTGTCAGTCACGATCTGGCCGCAGGGGCTCCCTGCCTGACGActccaccaccacacacacctccaccaCCAAGGACAGTCTGTACTGA